In one Lolium rigidum isolate FL_2022 chromosome 3, APGP_CSIRO_Lrig_0.1, whole genome shotgun sequence genomic region, the following are encoded:
- the LOC124704740 gene encoding ALA-interacting subunit 1-like: MAMWLSDTRTRGGGGDDARTREPPLSCAVRYSTEEFTPSKTACSACPKSPLSSRPSTPTFAPGHQRSAASSPTPLLFPRCTGPPAVRRLLLDWLLEQMDPSERDGGSRKSNKPKYSKFSQQELPACKPLLIPKLVVTVFLLMAVLFIPIGLAALFASLQAVELVERYDISCVPIDDKVAFIQSSKIDKTCNITLQVPKYMKSPILVYYQIGNFYQNHRRYVRSRNDKQLRYKNVHLGKECEPEGHAAGGVPIVPCGLVAWSLFNDTFTVKVNGETIEVNKKDIAWKSDKKHKLGNDIYPSNFQKGRLIGGAKLNESIPLSEQEDLIVWMRTAAFPTFRKLYGRIEKEIMAEDNITVVIQNNYNTYSFGGSKAVVLSTASWIGGRNNFIGIAYLTIGGLCLFLALGFTVLYMVKARYVS, from the exons ATGGCGATGTGGCTGTCCGACACGCGGacacgaggtggaggaggagacgaCGCGAGGACAAGAGAACCCCCTTTGTCCTGCGCTGTGCGCTACAGCACAGAGGAGTTCACCCCATCTAAAACCGCGTGCTCAGCTTGCCCAAAGTCGCCTCTCTCCTCCAGACCTTCAACTCCCACCTTTGCACCCGGCCACCAGcgatccgccgcctcctctcctaCTCCACTCCTCTTCCCCCGTTGCACCGGGCCACCAGcggtccgccgcctcctcctcg ATTGGTTGCTGGAGCAGATGGATCCTTCTGAACGGGATGGCGGCTCAAGGAAATCCAATAAGCCCAAGT ATTCTAAGTTTTCCCAGCAGGAGCTTCCAGCATGCAAGCCACTACTGATACCTAAACTT GTCGTTACAGTCTTCTTGCTCATGGCCGTCCTATTCATTCCGATTGGGCTTGCAGCTCTGTTTGCCTCGCTACAG GCTGTCGAACTGGTGGAGAGATATGATATAAGTTGTGTTCCCATCGATGACAAGGTCGCCTTCATTCAGAGCTCCAAGATTGACAAAACATGCAACATCACACTGCAG GTGCCTAAATACATGAAGAGTCCAATCCTTGTATATTACCAGATTGGCAACTTTTATCAAAACCATCGAAG GTATGTGCGAAGTCGAAATGACAAACAACTGCGGTATAAGAATGTTCACTTAGGAAAAGAATGTGAACCTGAAGGGCATGCCGCTGGTGGTGTTCCAATTGTTCCATGTGGACTTGTTGCTTGGAGTCTGTTCAACGATACATTTACAGTTAAGGTCAATGGGGAGACTATtgaagtgaataagaaggatataGCTTGGAAGAGTGACAAAAAGCATAAATTAGGCAATGATATCTATCCTAGTAATTTCCAGAAGGGGCGTCTCATAGGTGGTGCTAAGCTAAACGAGAGCATACCA TTAAGTGAGCAAGAAGATCTCATTGTTTGGATGAGAACCGCTGCCTTCCCAACTTTCAGAAAGCTATATGGCAGGATTGAAAAAGAGATAATGGCAGAGGATAATATAACAGTGGTTATACAGAATAACTACAACACATATAGCTTTGGAGGATCAAAAGCGGTGGTCCTTTCTACTGCATCTTGGATTGGAGGAAGAAATAACTTCATTGGTATTGCGTATCTGACTATTGGTGGTTTGTGCCTTTTCCTTGCTCTCGGGTTCACAGTTTTGTACATGGTTAAGGCAAGGTATGTTTCATGA